In Pantoea sp. Aalb, a single genomic region encodes these proteins:
- the serA gene encoding phosphoglycerate dehydrogenase has product MAKFSLIKKKIKFLLLEGVHCSTLNNLQLAGYTNIEFYKSTLDTDKLKYSISNAHFIGIRSRTHLTEEIFKVAKKLIAIGCFCIGTNQVNLDVATKLGIPVFNAPFSNTRSVAELVLGEMLLMLRNIPEANVKVHRGIWNKLSTGSYEARGKKLGIIGYGHIGIQLGILAESLGMHVFFYDIENKLPIGNVTQVKNLSDLLNMSDIISLHVPETPLTKNMIGAKELELMKPSSILINASRGTIIDIHALCNALSSKHLSGAAIDVFPLEPATNQDRFYSPLCQFDNVILTPHIGGSTQEAQENIGLEVSSKLIKYSDNGSTLSAVNFPEVSLPIHCPNTSRLLHIHENRFGVLTSINQIFTEKKINISAQYLQTSHKIGYVVIDIDANADSAIKALHIIKKIPGTIRARLLY; this is encoded by the coding sequence ATGGCTAAATTTTCATTAATAAAAAAAAAAATTAAATTTCTATTATTAGAAGGGGTACACTGTAGTACTCTAAATAATCTTCAATTAGCAGGATATACTAATATTGAATTTTATAAAAGTACATTAGATACAGATAAGCTTAAATATTCTATTAGTAATGCACATTTTATCGGGATTCGTTCCCGTACTCACTTGACTGAAGAAATATTTAAAGTAGCTAAGAAATTAATTGCAATAGGCTGTTTTTGCATTGGTACTAATCAAGTTAATTTAGATGTTGCAACAAAACTTGGTATTCCAGTATTTAATGCGCCATTTTCTAATACTCGTTCTGTAGCTGAATTAGTACTTGGAGAAATGTTACTAATGTTGCGTAATATCCCAGAAGCAAATGTTAAAGTCCATCGTGGTATTTGGAATAAATTATCAACTGGATCGTATGAAGCACGTGGTAAAAAATTAGGTATTATTGGTTATGGACATATTGGTATTCAACTTGGAATATTAGCTGAAAGTTTAGGTATGCATGTATTTTTTTATGATATTGAAAATAAATTACCAATTGGAAATGTTACTCAAGTAAAGAATCTTTCTGATTTGCTTAATATGAGTGATATTATAAGTTTACACGTACCAGAGACTCCTTTAACTAAGAATATGATAGGTGCTAAAGAACTAGAACTAATGAAACCTAGTTCAATATTAATTAATGCTTCTCGTGGAACAATAATTGATATACATGCACTTTGTAACGCTTTATCCAGTAAACATCTTTCTGGAGCTGCTATTGATGTATTCCCATTAGAACCAGCTACTAATCAAGATCGATTTTATTCACCACTATGTCAATTCGATAATGTAATTTTGACGCCGCATATTGGAGGTTCAACACAAGAAGCTCAAGAGAATATTGGTCTAGAAGTATCTAGTAAGTTAATAAAATATTCTGATAATGGTTCTACACTATCAGCAGTTAATTTTCCAGAAGTTTCATTACCAATACATTGTCCTAATACTAGTCGCTTACTACATATTCATGAAAATCGTTTTGGAGTATTAACATCAATTAATCAAATATTTACTGAAAAAAAAATTAATATTTCTGCCCAATATTTACAAACTTCACATAAAATAGGATATGTAGTAATTGATATTGATGCTAATGCAGATAGTGCAATTAAAGCTTTACATATTATAAAAAAGATTCCAGGAACTATTCGTGCTCGTTTACTCTATTAA
- a CDS encoding 5-formyltetrahydrofolate cyclo-ligase, protein MSQLLLLNRKKIRKYIRSLRRNLSIKQQEEAANLLAENANKFTIISNASRIALFLSIDGEINTYPLIKTLWKQKKQVYLPVIHPFMPDYLLFLRYIPETILTLNKFQILEPVFNITQIATLEQLDVILVPLVAFNHKCQRLGMGKGFYDRTLQNWQQYHFVPIGIAHDCQYFDTIPAASWDVNLPYIITPSKIWQN, encoded by the coding sequence ATGTCTCAACTTTTATTACTTAATCGCAAAAAAATTCGTAAATATATACGTTCATTAAGACGTAATTTATCAATTAAACAACAAGAAGAAGCGGCTAATTTATTAGCAGAAAATGCCAATAAATTTACTATTATTTCTAATGCAAGCAGAATTGCATTATTTTTATCTATTGATGGTGAAATTAATACTTATCCTCTTATAAAAACATTGTGGAAACAGAAAAAACAAGTATATTTACCAGTAATACATCCATTTATGCCTGATTACTTACTATTTTTGCGTTATATTCCCGAAACAATACTTACTTTAAATAAATTTCAAATTTTAGAACCAGTATTTAATATCACACAAATAGCAACATTAGAACAATTAGATGTAATCTTAGTACCTTTAGTAGCTTTTAATCATAAATGTCAACGTTTAGGAATGGGTAAAGGCTTTTATGATCGCACATTACAAAACTGGCAACAATATCATTTTGTACCAATAGGCATTGCGCATGATTGCCAGTATTTTGATACTATTCCAGCTGCTTCTTGGGATGTTAATTTACCTTATATTATAACTCCATCAAAAATTTGGCAAAACTAA
- the pepP gene encoding Xaa-Pro aminopeptidase, producing MITLEIFQKRRQTLINHMAPNSAALFFSEPELIRNNHIYHYRQNSNLWYFTGFNESQVLLMLIKKNATYNHSVLFNQPRSLLEEVWFGCRLGQEDAIIKQGVNQALPWNSIHEKLPQFLNGIDIIYHAQGENQKADKILFSIIEKMRCRLNRNVNAPHTMIDWRPWVHEMRLFKSQEEINILRQAGKITALAHNHTMKICRPGMFEYQLEGEIYHEFNKHGARFPSYNAIVGSGKNSCILHYTKNGNIIQNNDLVLIDAGCELYGYACDVTRTFPVNGQFNRSQKVLYSIVLAAQNKALSMFKPGITIQKVYDEVVRILTLGLINLDIIKGNLDTLLKKQAYYPFFMHNLSHWLGLEVHDVGDYGTAEHDRVLEPNMVLTVEPGLYFSADNINIPTHYRGIGIRIEDSIIITTDGNENITNYAVKDIIDIEKLMSM from the coding sequence ATGATTACATTAGAAATATTTCAGAAACGCCGTCAAACTCTTATTAATCATATGGCACCTAATAGTGCTGCCCTATTTTTCTCTGAACCAGAACTAATTCGTAATAATCATATATATCATTACCGTCAAAATAGTAATTTATGGTATTTTACTGGATTTAATGAATCTCAAGTTCTTCTAATGTTAATTAAGAAAAATGCAACATATAACCATAGTGTATTGTTTAATCAACCTCGAAGTCTATTAGAAGAAGTGTGGTTTGGATGTCGATTAGGACAAGAAGATGCCATTATTAAGCAGGGAGTAAACCAAGCTTTACCTTGGAATAGTATTCATGAAAAATTACCTCAGTTTCTTAATGGTATTGATATAATTTATCATGCTCAAGGAGAAAACCAAAAAGCAGATAAAATATTATTTAGTATAATAGAAAAAATGCGCTGTAGATTAAATCGAAATGTGAACGCACCCCATACTATGATTGACTGGCGTCCTTGGGTACATGAAATGCGTTTGTTTAAAAGTCAAGAAGAAATTAATATTTTACGTCAAGCTGGTAAAATTACTGCTTTAGCACATAACCATACAATGAAAATCTGTCGTCCAGGTATGTTTGAATATCAGTTAGAAGGTGAAATTTATCATGAATTTAATAAACATGGTGCTCGTTTTCCTTCTTATAATGCTATTGTTGGTTCTGGAAAAAATAGCTGTATTTTGCATTACACTAAAAATGGAAATATCATACAAAATAATGATTTAGTATTAATAGATGCTGGATGTGAACTATATGGGTATGCATGTGATGTAACTCGAACTTTTCCTGTAAATGGTCAATTCAATAGGTCGCAAAAAGTTCTTTATAGTATAGTATTAGCAGCTCAAAATAAAGCTTTATCAATGTTTAAACCAGGTATAACTATCCAGAAGGTATATGATGAAGTGGTACGTATTTTAACTTTGGGATTAATAAATCTTGATATTATTAAAGGCAATCTTGATACTCTTCTTAAAAAACAGGCATATTATCCTTTTTTTATGCATAATTTAAGTCATTGGTTAGGATTAGAAGTACATGATGTCGGTGATTACGGTACAGCTGAACATGATAGAGTACTTGAACCGAACATGGTATTAACTGTTGAGCCAGGTTTATATTTTTCTGCAGATAACATTAATATACCAACACATTATCGTGGTATAGGAATACGTATTGAAGATAGTATTATTATTACTACAGATGGCAATGAAAATATTACTAATTATGCAGTAAAAGATATTATTGATATTGAAAAACTAATGTCAATGTAA
- the ygfZ gene encoding tRNA-modifying protein YgfZ, with protein sequence MSIFPICNKSILDSSCLPLTLISLDEWVLVSVYGEDSTSYLQRQLTLNMNNINKKKHYLAAHCNSQGKMWSSLRLFYHNKGYTYIVRRTVHEKQTTELKKYIVCSKVKIIIDRDSILLGLAGFDARIALSSLFNTLPDKINSVVECNDSTLLWFPYPTERFLIITTLIQAQKLKEKLDNKIQFSNSNQWVALDIEAGIPIIDNVTSSKLIPQAANLQFLNAISFKKGCYIGQETVARTQFRGMNKRALYWLAGKANKIPNASSSIKLKIGDKWITTGIVLSSVQLNNNIIWVQVVMNKDINLNSILGIEGDQNSELTIQKLPYSLKE encoded by the coding sequence ATGTCAATATTTCCTATATGTAATAAATCAATTTTAGACTCATCATGCTTGCCTCTAACATTGATATCACTTGATGAATGGGTTTTAGTTTCAGTTTATGGAGAAGATAGCACTTCCTATTTACAGAGACAATTAACTTTAAATATGAATAATATCAATAAAAAAAAACACTATCTTGCAGCCCACTGTAATAGTCAAGGTAAAATGTGGAGTAGCTTACGACTATTTTATCATAATAAAGGATATACTTATATAGTACGTCGTACTGTACATGAAAAACAAACCACAGAGCTTAAAAAATATATAGTTTGCTCTAAAGTAAAAATTATTATCGATAGAGATTCAATATTATTAGGATTAGCAGGTTTTGATGCTCGTATAGCATTATCTAGTTTATTTAATACTTTACCAGACAAAATAAATTCAGTAGTAGAATGTAACGATAGTACTTTACTTTGGTTTCCATATCCTACTGAACGTTTTCTAATAATTACTACATTAATACAAGCCCAAAAATTAAAAGAAAAATTAGATAATAAAATACAATTTAGTAATAGTAATCAATGGGTAGCACTTGATATAGAAGCCGGAATTCCTATTATTGATAATGTAACTAGTTCTAAATTAATTCCACAAGCTGCTAATTTACAATTTCTTAATGCGATTAGTTTTAAAAAAGGATGCTATATTGGACAAGAAACAGTAGCAAGAACTCAGTTTCGAGGTATGAATAAACGAGCTCTCTATTGGTTAGCAGGTAAAGCTAATAAAATACCCAATGCTTCAAGTTCAATTAAATTAAAAATAGGCGATAAGTGGATAACTACAGGTATTGTACTAAGCTCAGTACAATTAAATAATAATATTATATGGGTACAAGTGGTTATGAATAAAGATATAAATTTAAATAGTATCTTAGGTATAGAAGGTGATCAAAATAGTGAATTAACCATTCAAAAATTACCTTACTCATTAAAAGAATAA
- a CDS encoding succinate dehydrogenase assembly factor 2, protein MHYNKGYINWACRRGMLELDLILLPFFKYKYDALIEEDKKLFFSLLQKEDIILFKWIINYVEPDNINYKHIIQLIQQFNQKYNDK, encoded by the coding sequence ATGCATTATAATAAAGGTTATATTAATTGGGCATGTCGTCGTGGTATGTTAGAATTAGATCTTATACTATTACCATTTTTTAAATATAAATATGATGCTTTAATTGAAGAAGATAAAAAATTATTCTTTTCTCTCTTGCAAAAAGAAGATATTATCTTATTTAAATGGATAATTAATTATGTTGAGCCAGATAATATTAATTATAAACATATTATACAACTTATACAGCAATTTAATCAAAAATATAATGATAAATAA
- the recJ gene encoding single-stranded-DNA-specific exonuclease RecJ: MVNNFIELRRRDVYYNDICLPVDLPPLLRRIYLQRGIKKASELERSTKYLLPWQMLDGIDTAVSLLYYMLQNKRRILVIGDFDVDGATSTALTVLALRSMGGNIDFLIPDRFKHGYGLTSELVEEAIIYGTDMILTVDNGISSHSGVNTANQYGIPVIITDHHLPSMTLPSAEAIVNPNLKDSRFPSRSLAGVGVAFYLMLALRAYLRQKNWFVNGQKEPNLAIFLDLVALGTVADLVPLDANNRILVWQGINRIRTGKCCKGISALLELTNCNTYLLSARDLSFIIGPKLNAAGRLANMSIGVSLLLTEHITQARRLARILHSLNQKRKQIENSMQYEALKICKSLEKQESILPLGLIFYHPKWHQGIIGILASRLKERFQRPVITFASVGNGMLKGSGRSIIGLHLRDILENINMLFPSLITKFGGHAMAVGLLLEEKKYEEFCQHFIISIKKKIGHKDLNSIIWSDGELYKHDLSLKTAEMLLNAGPWGQEFPEPVFDGHFKLVHQQLVGKNHLKVIVKHIKGGPQICGIAFNINTNLWPNSKICYVKLAYKLNINEYRGNRSMQLIIDNIWPKV, from the coding sequence ATAGTGAATAATTTTATTGAACTGCGTCGGCGTGACGTTTATTACAATGATATTTGTCTACCTGTTGATTTACCGCCATTATTGCGGCGGATTTATTTACAACGTGGTATAAAAAAAGCATCTGAACTAGAGCGTAGTACTAAATATTTATTACCGTGGCAAATGCTAGATGGAATAGATACTGCTGTTTCACTTTTATATTATATGTTACAAAATAAACGACGAATTCTAGTCATAGGAGATTTTGATGTTGATGGCGCTACTAGTACAGCATTAACAGTTTTAGCATTACGTAGCATGGGAGGTAATATTGATTTTCTAATACCTGATCGCTTTAAACATGGTTATGGTTTAACTTCTGAATTAGTAGAAGAAGCAATCATATATGGTACAGATATGATCCTTACTGTAGATAATGGTATTTCATCTCATTCTGGTGTAAATACTGCAAATCAATATGGAATCCCTGTAATCATTACAGATCATCATCTTCCTAGTATGACATTGCCATCTGCAGAAGCAATAGTGAATCCTAACCTTAAAGATAGTCGCTTTCCTTCACGTTCTTTAGCTGGTGTTGGTGTAGCTTTTTATCTAATGTTAGCGCTACGTGCCTACCTACGACAAAAAAACTGGTTCGTTAATGGGCAGAAAGAACCTAATTTAGCTATATTCCTTGACTTAGTAGCTCTTGGAACTGTAGCTGATTTAGTACCATTAGATGCTAATAATCGTATTTTAGTATGGCAAGGAATAAATCGTATTCGTACAGGTAAATGCTGTAAAGGTATTAGTGCTCTTTTAGAACTTACTAATTGTAATACATATTTATTATCTGCTAGAGATCTTAGCTTTATTATTGGACCTAAGCTTAATGCTGCTGGACGTTTAGCTAATATGTCTATAGGTGTATCTCTCCTACTTACTGAACATATTACTCAAGCACGTAGATTAGCTCGTATACTTCATAGTCTCAATCAAAAAAGAAAACAAATTGAGAACAGTATGCAATATGAAGCATTAAAAATATGTAAATCGTTGGAAAAACAAGAGAGTATCTTACCTTTAGGATTAATATTTTATCATCCTAAATGGCATCAAGGTATTATAGGTATTCTAGCATCGAGATTAAAAGAGCGGTTTCAACGTCCAGTGATTACATTCGCATCTGTAGGTAATGGAATGTTAAAAGGATCTGGACGTTCAATTATAGGTTTGCATTTACGTGATATCTTAGAAAATATAAATATGTTATTTCCTAGCTTAATTACTAAATTTGGTGGACATGCTATGGCAGTAGGATTATTACTAGAAGAGAAAAAGTACGAAGAATTCTGCCAACATTTTATTATATCGATTAAAAAAAAAATAGGTCATAAAGATTTAAATAGTATCATTTGGTCTGATGGTGAATTATATAAACATGATTTATCATTAAAAACTGCTGAAATGCTATTGAATGCAGGCCCTTGGGGACAGGAATTTCCAGAACCAGTATTTGATGGACATTTTAAGTTAGTACATCAACAGTTAGTAGGTAAAAATCATTTAAAAGTTATAGTAAAACACATAAAAGGAGGTCCACAGATTTGTGGAATTGCTTTTAATATAAATACTAACTTATGGCCTAATAGTAAAATATGCTATGTGAAGTTAGCTTATAAACTTAATATAAACGAATATCGTGGTAATCGTTCTATGCAATTAATTATTGATAATATTTGGCCAAAAGTATAA
- the prfB gene encoding peptide chain release factor 2, which yields MFEINTIKNYIKELNEQRLILIAFFQYDINKKLLAEVNAELERSDVWNEPKRAKYLNKKRASLESIIHTLDQLQKKLENTQALLDLAIEDNNDESILKEVMNELHILKLKLSELEFKRMFSGQNDNSDCYIDIQAGSGGIEAQDWTSILQRMYLRWAEYKGFNTEIIEQSEGEVAGKKSVTLKVIGQYAFGWLRTETGVHRLVRKSPFDSGNRRHTSFSSVFVYPEIDDDINIEINLADLRIDVYRASGAGGQHVNKTESAVRITHLPTNTVVQCQNNRSQHKNKEQAFKQLRAKLYEYEIQKKNINKQMIEDNKSSIGWGNQIRSYVLDDSRIKDLRTGVETHNIQAVLNGDLDRFIEASLKAGL from the coding sequence ATGTTTGAAATTAATACTATAAAAAATTATATTAAAGAGCTAAATGAGCAGAGGCTAATTTTAATTGCTTTTTTTCAATACGATATTAATAAAAAACTTTTAGCCGAAGTCAATGCTGAATTAGAACGATCTGATGTCTGGAATGAACCTAAACGAGCTAAATATCTTAATAAAAAACGTGCTTCATTAGAGTCTATTATACATACACTAGATCAACTTCAAAAAAAGCTAGAAAATACACAAGCATTACTTGACTTAGCAATAGAAGATAATAATGACGAAAGTATCTTGAAAGAAGTAATGAATGAATTACATATACTGAAACTAAAATTAAGTGAATTAGAATTTAAGCGTATGTTTTCTGGTCAGAATGATAATTCTGATTGTTATATAGATATTCAAGCTGGTTCAGGTGGAATTGAAGCTCAAGATTGGACCAGCATTTTACAACGTATGTATTTACGTTGGGCTGAATATAAAGGTTTTAATACTGAGATTATTGAACAATCTGAAGGAGAAGTAGCTGGTAAAAAATCTGTTACTTTAAAAGTGATAGGTCAATATGCTTTTGGTTGGTTACGTACTGAAACTGGAGTTCATCGCCTAGTACGTAAAAGTCCATTTGATTCTGGCAATCGTCGTCACACTTCATTTAGTTCAGTTTTTGTTTACCCAGAAATTGATGATGATATTAATATTGAAATAAATTTAGCAGATCTTCGTATTGATGTATACCGTGCATCTGGTGCTGGTGGTCAGCATGTAAATAAAACCGAATCTGCAGTACGCATAACTCATCTACCTACTAATACTGTTGTACAATGTCAAAATAATCGTTCTCAACATAAAAATAAAGAACAAGCTTTTAAACAATTGCGAGCTAAGCTATATGAATATGAAATACAGAAGAAAAACATAAATAAACAAATGATTGAAGATAATAAATCTAGCATTGGATGGGGAAATCAAATTCGTTCTTATGTTCTTGATGACTCTCGTATTAAAGATCTTAGAACTGGCGTAGAAACTCATAACATTCAAGCAGTTCTTAACGGTGATCTTGATCGTTTTATTGAAGCAAGTTTAAAAGCAGGATTATAA
- the lysS gene encoding lysine--tRNA ligase — protein MSKQHQKKTNLAFELNDELKVRREKLNFLRKYNIAFPNDFRCSASFDKLHASYDSKKELKSFNIEVSVAGRIITRRIMGQASFITLQDLNGQIQLYITSEKITKDIYNDQFKKWDLGDIIGARGKLFKTRTGELSVYCDEIRLLTKSLRPLPNKFHGLSNQETCYRQRYLDLIANNKSRYTFKVRSKIIAFIRQFMENRDFIEVETPMVQIIPGGASARPFITHYNALNLDMYLRIAPELYLKRLIVGGFNRVFEINRNFRNEGVSPHHNPEFTMMELYMAYADYNDLINLTECLFRSIAQNILGTLQVTYGEKIFNFSKPFQRFTMKEAIKKYCPEICFNDLEDLNKTISIAQSLKIEIERSWSLGRIITEIFKEAVEVHLIQPTFITEYPIDISPLARRNDTKTEITDRFEFFIGGIEIGNGFSELNDSEDQAIRFQQQVNAKNRGDDEAMFYDEDYIMALEYGMPPTAGLGLGIDRIIMLFTNNNNIRDVLLFPALRPA, from the coding sequence ATGTCTAAACAACACCAAAAAAAAACTAATCTAGCTTTTGAATTAAATGATGAATTAAAAGTTCGCCGTGAAAAACTTAACTTTTTACGTAAATATAATATAGCATTTCCTAATGATTTTCGTTGTAGTGCCAGCTTTGATAAACTACATGCTAGTTATGATAGTAAAAAAGAATTAAAATCATTTAATATCGAGGTAAGTGTAGCAGGTCGTATTATTACTCGTCGTATTATGGGTCAAGCCTCATTTATAACCTTACAAGATTTAAATGGTCAAATTCAATTATATATCACTTCTGAAAAAATAACGAAAGATATTTATAATGATCAATTTAAGAAATGGGATCTAGGAGATATTATCGGAGCACGTGGTAAATTATTTAAAACCAGAACTGGAGAGTTATCAGTTTATTGTGATGAAATTCGTTTATTAACTAAATCATTACGTCCTTTACCTAATAAGTTCCATGGATTAAGTAATCAAGAAACATGCTATCGCCAGCGTTATTTAGACCTTATTGCCAATAATAAATCACGTTATACTTTTAAAGTTCGTTCTAAAATTATAGCTTTTATTCGTCAATTCATGGAAAATCGAGATTTTATAGAAGTAGAGACTCCGATGGTCCAGATAATACCAGGTGGTGCATCTGCTCGTCCATTTATTACTCATTATAATGCATTAAATCTAGATATGTATTTACGTATTGCACCAGAACTTTACCTTAAACGTCTAATTGTAGGTGGTTTTAATCGTGTATTTGAGATTAATCGTAATTTTCGTAATGAAGGAGTATCGCCACATCATAATCCAGAGTTTACTATGATGGAACTTTATATGGCATATGCTGATTATAATGATCTAATCAATCTCACTGAGTGTTTGTTTCGCTCTATAGCACAAAACATATTGGGTACGTTACAAGTAACTTATGGAGAAAAAATATTTAATTTTAGTAAACCTTTTCAAAGATTTACTATGAAAGAAGCAATAAAAAAATACTGTCCTGAAATATGTTTTAATGATTTAGAAGATTTGAATAAAACAATATCTATTGCCCAATCATTAAAAATAGAAATTGAAAGAAGTTGGAGCTTAGGACGTATAATTACAGAAATTTTTAAAGAAGCTGTAGAAGTACATTTAATTCAACCTACGTTCATTACTGAATATCCAATTGATATTTCACCATTAGCTCGTCGTAATGATACAAAAACAGAAATTACTGACCGTTTTGAATTTTTTATAGGCGGTATAGAAATTGGTAATGGTTTCTCTGAGCTAAATGATTCAGAAGATCAAGCAATACGATTTCAACAACAAGTAAATGCAAAAAATAGAGGTGATGATGAAGCAATGTTTTATGATGAAGATTATATTATGGCTTTAGAATATGGCATGCCGCCAACAGCTGGACTAGGGCTTGGTATTGATCGTATAATTATGTTATTTACTAACAATAATAATATCCGCGATGTTCTTTTATTTCCAGCTTTACGTCCAGCATAA
- the lysA gene encoding diaminopimelate decarboxylase has translation MPRLLNNTETALNDINILSLVKRYTSPFWIYDAAIIKDRIDKLSDFDVIRFAQKACSNIHILRLMRNFGVKVDSVSFGELERALTAGYQPNSEDIVFTADAVDQITLERIVALKIPVNVGSVDILYQLGLLSPGHLVWLRINPGFGHGHSKKTNTGGENSKHGIWYKDLLQALAVIQQYKLSLVGLHMHIGSGVDYNHLQKVCDAMVNSVINLGQDIKIISAGGGLSIPYHFEEEAIDTKHYYNIWNDARTRIANYLGHPVKLEIEPGRFLVAESGILVSQVHAVKKMGKKHFILVNAGFSDLIRPSMYGSYHHISLLPGDGRKLNHNINSIVAGPLCESGDVFTQLEGGKIESRLLPSPQIGDYLIFHDTGAYGASMSSNYNSRPLIPEVLFENGKAREIRRAQTIHELLALELNIIN, from the coding sequence ATGCCACGCCTACTAAACAATACTGAGACAGCGTTAAATGATATTAACATTTTATCATTAGTAAAACGCTATACTAGTCCATTTTGGATATATGATGCTGCTATCATTAAAGATCGTATCGATAAGCTAAGTGATTTCGATGTTATTAGATTTGCTCAAAAAGCGTGTTCAAATATTCATATTTTACGTCTCATGCGTAATTTTGGTGTTAAGGTTGATTCAGTATCATTCGGTGAATTAGAACGTGCATTAACTGCTGGATATCAACCTAATAGTGAAGATATTGTTTTTACTGCTGATGCCGTAGATCAAATAACATTAGAACGTATTGTTGCCTTAAAAATTCCTGTTAATGTCGGATCAGTTGATATTTTATATCAGTTAGGTTTATTATCGCCTGGTCATTTAGTATGGCTACGTATAAATCCTGGATTTGGTCACGGGCATAGTAAGAAAACTAATACTGGTGGAGAAAATAGTAAGCACGGGATTTGGTATAAAGATTTATTACAAGCATTAGCTGTTATTCAGCAATATAAGCTTTCTTTAGTAGGGTTACATATGCATATTGGTTCAGGGGTTGATTATAATCATTTACAGAAAGTATGTGATGCTATGGTAAATAGTGTAATTAATTTAGGGCAAGATATTAAAATTATTTCAGCCGGAGGAGGATTATCTATACCATATCATTTTGAAGAAGAAGCGATTGATACTAAGCATTATTATAATATATGGAACGATGCTCGAACTCGTATTGCCAATTATCTTGGACATCCAGTAAAATTAGAAATAGAACCAGGACGCTTCCTTGTAGCAGAATCAGGTATATTGGTATCACAAGTACATGCAGTAAAGAAAATGGGTAAAAAACATTTTATATTAGTAAATGCAGGTTTTAGTGATTTAATTAGACCATCTATGTACGGAAGTTATCATCATATTTCTCTTCTTCCAGGTGATGGTAGAAAGTTAAATCATAACATAAATAGTATCGTAGCTGGTCCTCTATGTGAATCTGGAGATGTTTTTACCCAACTTGAAGGAGGGAAAATAGAATCTCGTTTATTACCATCACCTCAAATAGGAGATTATTTAATATTCCACGATACTGGTGCTTATGGTGCGTCAATGTCATCAAATTATAATAGCCGTCCGCTAATTCCAGAAGTCCTTTTTGAAAATGGGAAAGCTCGTGAAATTCGTCGTGCACAAACTATTCATGAATTACTAGCATTAGAGCTCAATATTATTAATTAA
- the mutH gene encoding DNA mismatch repair endonuclease MutH: protein MIDLFPSYPKNETELLKRAQQLAGQNFITLAEQFNLFIPINLKRHKGWVGNLIELHLGAKNKNKAKQDFPHFGIELKTIPVDLQGNPLETTFVCIAPLIRNNGVTWETSYVKRKLTRVLWIPVEGSHFVPLPQRRVGSPILWTPTSKDLLILRQDWEELMDMIVLGQVNNITAHHGEYLQIRPKAANSKILTTGINKYGQSIMVLPRAFYLKKNFTRKLLKRFFS, encoded by the coding sequence ATGATTGATTTATTTCCTTCATACCCTAAAAATGAAACAGAGCTATTAAAACGAGCACAGCAATTAGCTGGTCAAAATTTTATAACTCTAGCAGAACAATTTAACCTATTTATTCCTATAAATTTAAAACGTCATAAAGGTTGGGTAGGAAATTTAATTGAATTACATCTTGGTGCTAAAAATAAAAACAAAGCAAAACAAGATTTTCCTCATTTTGGTATTGAACTTAAAACAATTCCAGTAGATTTACAAGGAAATCCATTAGAAACAACCTTTGTTTGTATAGCCCCATTAATTAGAAATAATGGAGTGACTTGGGAAACCAGTTATGTAAAGCGTAAACTTACAAGAGTACTATGGATACCAGTTGAAGGAAGTCATTTTGTACCTTTACCTCAAAGACGTGTCGGATCACCAATATTATGGACGCCAACTAGTAAAGATTTATTAATTCTTCGTCAAGATTGGGAAGAATTGATGGATATGATTGTACTAGGACAAGTCAATAATATAACTGCACATCATGGAGAATATTTACAAATTCGTCCTAAGGCAGCTAATAGTAAGATATTAACTACAGGTATAAATAAATATGGACAATCTATAATGGTTTTACCTCGTGCTTTTTACCTTAAGAAGAATTTTACTAGAAAATTATTAAAGCGATTTTTTTCTTAA